The following nucleotide sequence is from Cicer arietinum cultivar CDC Frontier isolate Library 1 chromosome 2, Cicar.CDCFrontier_v2.0, whole genome shotgun sequence.
TGAAGTGGATTAAATCACTGCAACCAAGGAAAATTGATAACTTCAAAGCAGTAGGAAAACTTCataattatcaaaatagttCACTTTCCAATTGTCTTCAGTGGTAGAACCATATAAGTAAAAAAGCATGAGTTCCTTCGCATAGTCCTAGTTTGTCATGTTTTGCTTGCACTACATGAATTGAAGAGAAAAGATAGAAACCGACAAGACAATAATAACCATGACTATACAATTATCTAACCgagaaaaattaaaccaaactgCATAACTAAATTAAGTGGACAAGCAAAAGTGTGATCCCGTGTAACAGATATTACTAACCTCATTAGTTGAATTAACCACAGCATCCACCTCAAGGTTCCAAGGATTCCCCCTCCACAAGTAAATCCTTGTATTTATTTCATGATCAACAGGAAACCTCGATACCAAATCACCTACACCACTCCCAGTTCCCGAGTTAAACGCCAAAGGATCAGGGAAACATGGACCGGAAAACGATGAATCTCCATTGTCACTCTCCAACAAATGCTCGGCATCAATCCAACGCGGAACTTGATCTAATGTCACAACAGAATCCCCACCGTCATTAGGCAATCCACCTCGAGGCGTGGCTGAAGAAGCAGCCACAGGTATATACATTTCAAGAACTCCAATCAACAGCAGTACCAAACCCTTTATTGTGGTTCAAAATTACCCCTTCCAAGTTCCACAATCACTGTAATGAAACAAACAacacaaacaattaaaaatccATGCATTGAATAAACAAATAACCATAACCAACCTCAACAGTAAGAAGAACTCATTTCTTTAATTAACTAGATATAAGATTCCAAAATAAACTCCAAGGGTAACACATTTCTTCAATTAACATTTTCTTGCAGCAAGGGAGAAAATGCATTAACCAAatgaacaaaaaacaaaaaacacacGCGCGCGCGCAATTCGAATATTgagttatttatattataaaggAAAACCTAATCCAAGAATATTACATGTAAtaggaaaaatataaatatatataaatataaatataaaaaagggaAAAGCTTAATTTGATATACAAAGCATAAATAAATTACCTGGAATTGAAATCTGGGTGTGGGAAAAGAACACTtcttttttctataatttgtccTTAAAGTTTGCTATAATGGGATcaataagaaaagaaaatacaatttgCCGAAAGATAAAATACAAAGTACTGTTATTGCAGGTTCCGCGGTACGGGAGGAGGATGAGCTTGCAAAtgcattttttacttttttctgATAACAGAAAgtaaaagaagagaaaaatgaaaTGTTAGTTTTGTCTTTTTCCGGTTTGTTTTACTTCAATcttaaaataacaataacaatgatTAACTTAATGCTAATTTATAcaagatttttcaaatttatttatttttttcttaatataagacatcttttaaaatttcacatatatttataatttctttaaaaaaatatctctttttttatgaaaatatctcaatttatttatgattaaaaaatataatttctttttatctctttatcaATAGTATTAGTTGGAGGACTAAATTTATATgttgaaatatatttaagatgttaatatttttggaagaattaCACAGTTAATAATTGTATAATACTTAAACCATTCTTTTAATCGAttctaaaaaatagtttataatttcttttttagaaatgaaaaaataaaatttctctttCTTCCTCCAAAACTCaacttcaaaatataatttaaacaattttcatatttatctACGAAGTAGAGCGTGAAGGATGGTCGAGCCACTAACAGCGATGATAGCAATAAATATGAGCGCATGCAAAGTAAATATGGTAAATAAAACAGAATCATAAAAAGGTTAGAAATGACCTAAGAGATGCAATCACAATCCAAAACTTCTCAAACCAAGATCCATGAACTTGTTTGAACCCATAATTAAAGAGTCTTCTTCAACTTGCAAACTTTCCTTGAgaaacacttgttaggtgtacTATTTGTATAACTCACAACTCAATCTTTCTTGAACCTTTTAAATATATAGAAATTGATTGTAATTTCACTTGTCATCGTAGAAGAACTCACGGTGAATTCACGGTTACGTTTTTACATATCCGATAGactataaattgaattaaatgctTCATTCGAACCATTTCTTTTCCTTTCCATTAGGTATTGCATTTCTGCTTCATTGGATATGCTACTTTTGTAGtgaaatgtttttcttttttcttttctcaaacATGGTAAATTAGAATCcgaatttttgttatatatcaGAACACAACATTCAGTGTAGGACTTAGATTTTTCTCAATACTAAAAATAAGAAAGTACAACCATCTAAAAGTAGTATTTTTCTTTACAATCATACATTAAAATAACCATGTATAATGAAAGGGCTCaagaacaaaattttgaaacctTGCAAGAGGCTAAAATTGTTTCTTCATTAGTGCTATGGCACCCTACATGCCAAAATTGTGCAATTTTTCCttttcataataatatattagaaatattttcttctCTCTATGCTCTAGTTGCATCATGTTACTTTTCTCCAACCTTCTCTTTCAACATTGCTATGAATTTCTCCCTGTCCTCTGGAGACATTCCCTCTGCTGAACAATCACCAACTCCCCATTCTGCTCCACGTAAACAGTACTTGTTCTCAATTTCTTTGCTATTCCTGAAGAGTAACACAAAATGTTATGATAACTGATGCAGAAAAACAGGAAAGTTATTACCTATGAAGCACTAATATAGATACAAACATCAGACACAACACTGACACATCGATACTAATAGTaacttgaaaaaataaaaataattaaatataatcaaatgtTTCGGTGTCCTATCGGTGAAATGTCTTTCTGTTGTGTCCGTGCCTTCAATCGCAGCTCCCTAAGATTTTGTCTAAACAAAAATGCATAGATTCAATTTATGATATAATGACTAAATAATTACTTCTCTTTATTCAACTTAGATTGTTCAAGCAGTTTCTTCACCAGGGGAGATGATCTAAATCTTGCATCATTTTCAGCATATTTCTTCTGGTTTTCTTCtgtgaaataaaaataacaaagatGAACTAATATATGTTAGTTTTTCATTTCATCACATTAAGCTTTACAAGCATGCATTAAGACTTAAGAGTTTGAAAGTTGAAACCATTTATGCGGCTGAGGAAGTCAATCTGAGGAAGCTGAGGACCAGGAATAGACTCTAGTCCTGATATTCCTGACATGAATCCAGCATGTgctgtaaaaaaacaaaattgctCAAACTTTTAATTAGTTAGCACATGTGTGCAAATCACAGATTTTAAATTGCGTTCTACAACCACAATTACAGTCTGAAACCGCATACAAGAAGAGCTTGATACAAAAGAAAATTGTTTAGAATATTTcatattaatgataaaaaagaTATCAAAACCAGTACCTACTATTAACTACTTCTAACTAACTTTAGTTTTAGAGGTTTCTCCAATAGTATGGCAGCAGCAATTGTGACCGCATCGACTGCATTTGCTTGTTTTATGCAGCAAATAAAAGTTTACATCTAAACAGCAATTTAAAATCATGGTGAAAAGAAGGTTCAGCTAGGCAACACTAAACAAGAAAGTGAATTGCATGGTACATGAAAGAACATGCAAAAGGGTATTGATAAATTACTACCAGGGGTTGACCAGAGAAGAATTGCAATTGAAGCAGCCAAAGGAAGTGATTTTTGAAGAACATTGTAAGAAGGAGAAGGAGAAGATAATGAGCAAGACAAGTGTGTGTATCTTTTTGTTATTCCAAACTGAAACTTCTTATGAGGGGGGGTGCTGAGTTTATCAGAGAAGGTGGAGATATGAATGAAAGATGGTAGTGAAGAGGAACCTACCATGATTGGCTTCCCTTCCCCTCTCTACTGTCTATCTGATGAACAGTTGGGAGGAAAGGGCAGGGAGATAAGAGGGGGAAGAAATACATGGCTCATATTgcttcttttatatatatatattcaatttctcttttcaattttattagttACATTCTTACACTTAGATAACTTAcgaaaattcaatttatataatctacgtaaatttaattaaaaacatccgttaatttaatttacgtaaagaaaatatttatttgggTGTAGCTGAAAATAAATATGGTATAGTTAACCCAATTGTTTTCTTTTGTGTGGTTATGGTTGTTTTAGAATTtcgaaaatagtttttttttataaataaagtttaacTATTAAAGATAGATATTACTAAGTTGTCCAGCGGATTAGGGTGGTCACTTTAAAATGTTTGGTGGTATGGTTAGTAATTGTGCAAAGAGATTATCATCAACAACTCCCTAGGATAAAATAGTTAGAAActgttttgatattttattgcATTGtagaaaatcattttataattaCACTTTTAATATAGCTATTATGATCACTCAGAAGTTTGATACTAAGATCACTCTAATTTTGACTGGACAATATTTCGGTAAAGGGACAGAAAGAAAACAGGCGAAGCAGAAaagggagaagagagaaaattcGGAAAACTTCAGAGTTTTGGTGCACATTTGTGAATTGAGTGAAGTCCTCTATTTATAACGGAAATTTGCAACTTACTGGAGCAAAAATCGCGCGAACGTTTTTAACTAGTTCACATAAAACGGATCTTTGATATCGGAGGGAAGTGGAAGAAGACTCGCAAACGCAAAGGAAAAATAGGAAGAAATGGAACACACTCGTAGAGAGCAAGAAAAACATGCGATAACGtacactaaaatatatatatatatatatatatatatatatatatatatatatatatatatatttggttttaaaatataatgcacCACATagtttatgtatatatatatatatatatatatatatatatatatatatatatatttggttataaaatataatgcacCACATAGTTTATGTCTAAGCGGTCGAACGAACTGCACGTCTGTGGTGATCAATTTAAGTGTGTTATttttccttcacaaaattgaGTGTCCGGGACACCTCAAAAGGTCCATTTCCACCTTTATAAATCATATTAGTGTGTGAAAACTCTCTTATACATTTCTACAACCTTTAAAATTCACATAATATTAACTCTAAGTTTTAACACTTGGTACAGAAGTTTCATGGGttacactttttttatttatagttacATTCTTACTTATACCTTGTGCTACTTGGTAAATTGGTATTGTCTAGACTTTTTTAATCATGGGGAGGGTATAACACAACTAGAGTAATAAAGGAATTTTACTTGGAccggaaagaaaaagaaaggataaaataagaaaaaatgttaaataagaGTCTTTATGATATTGAATTTTGTGTCTTAGTTTTCAAAACAATTTTGTTGTagatcaaaaaaaatttaatgtatttttaaatacGGCTTTAGAGTAGAGAAaactttaaaatgtattttcaatattaaaaagtaCAAAATGTGTTTAGAGAACAAAAACATACTATCTAGCTTTTTATTTGGATTGAATGACTTATTGTTTTGGTTTCTCATATTTGTTA
It contains:
- the LOC101496271 gene encoding uncharacterized protein, whose amino-acid sequence is MVGSSSLPSFIHISTFSDKLSTPPHKKFQFGITKRYTHLSCSLSSPSPSYNVLQKSLPLAASIAILLWSTPAHAGFMSGISGLESIPGPQLPQIDFLSRINEENQKKYAENDARFRSSPLVKKLLEQSKLNKEKNSKEIENKYCLRGAEWGVGDCSAEGMSPEDREKFIAMLKEKVGEK